A region of Pseudomonas cavernicola DNA encodes the following proteins:
- a CDS encoding cytochrome c oxidase subunit 3: protein MATHEQYYVPTQSKWPIIATIGLLTTVYGLGTWFNDLKAARPDSHGPLIFFVGGLFLAYMLFGWFGTVIKESRSGLYSAQMDRSFRWGMSWFIFSEVMFFAAFFGALFYVRVLAGPWLGGDGAKGVAHMLWPSFEFAWPLLNNPDSKLFPPPKEVISPWDLPLINTILLVSSSVTVTFAHHALRKGHRKPLKLWLALTILLGLTFLAFQATEYVEAYHELGLTLGSGIYGATFFMLTGFHGAHVTLGTIILTVMLVRILRGHFDPEHHFGFEAAAWYWHFVDVVWIGLFTFVYVL, encoded by the coding sequence ATGGCAACCCACGAGCAGTATTACGTTCCGACCCAGAGCAAGTGGCCGATCATCGCCACAATTGGACTGCTCACCACTGTCTACGGCCTGGGCACCTGGTTCAACGACTTGAAAGCTGCGCGCCCGGACTCCCATGGCCCGCTGATCTTCTTCGTCGGCGGCCTGTTCCTTGCCTACATGCTGTTCGGCTGGTTCGGCACCGTGATCAAGGAAAGCCGCTCCGGCCTGTACAGCGCACAGATGGACCGCAGCTTCCGCTGGGGCATGAGCTGGTTCATCTTCTCCGAGGTGATGTTCTTCGCCGCCTTCTTCGGCGCGCTGTTCTACGTGCGTGTGCTGGCCGGGCCCTGGCTCGGCGGCGATGGGGCGAAAGGCGTGGCGCATATGCTCTGGCCGAGCTTCGAATTCGCCTGGCCGCTGCTGAACAACCCGGACTCCAAGCTGTTCCCGCCGCCCAAGGAAGTGATCTCGCCCTGGGATCTGCCGCTGATCAACACCATCCTGCTGGTGAGTTCCAGCGTTACCGTGACCTTCGCCCACCATGCGCTGCGCAAGGGCCATCGCAAGCCGCTGAAGCTGTGGCTGGCGCTGACCATCCTGCTCGGGCTGACCTTCCTGGCATTCCAGGCCACGGAATATGTCGAGGCTTACCACGAACTGGGCCTCACCCTGGGCTCGGGCATCTACGGAGCCACCTTCTTTATGCTCACGGGCTTCCACGGGGCCCACGTGACGCTGGGGACGATCATTCTGACGGTGATGCTGGTGCGCATCCTGCGCGGGCACTTCGATCCCGAGCACCACTTCGGCTTCGAGGCGGCCGCCTGGTACTGGCACTTCGTCGATGTGGTGTGGATCGGCTTGTTTACCTTTGTCTATGTGCTTTAA
- a CDS encoding cytochrome c oxidase assembly protein, whose translation MSEALSTRRLVTRLLILVVVMFAFGFALVPIYDVMCKAFGINGKTSGAYAGTQTVDEQRQVRVQFIATNAADMVWEFHPEANDLLVHPGAVNEMKFIAQNPTDKPMTAQAIPSVVPSEAAAYFHKTACFCFTQQVLQPGERIEMVVRFIVDRDLPKDVHHLTLGYTLFDITARHPPVASNGG comes from the coding sequence ATGAGCGAAGCCCTGAGTACACGTCGCCTGGTTACCCGCCTGCTCATCCTGGTGGTGGTGATGTTCGCCTTCGGCTTCGCTCTGGTGCCGATTTACGACGTGATGTGCAAGGCGTTCGGCATCAATGGCAAAACGTCCGGGGCTTATGCGGGCACGCAGACAGTGGACGAGCAGCGCCAAGTGCGTGTGCAGTTTATCGCCACCAATGCGGCCGACATGGTTTGGGAGTTCCATCCCGAGGCGAACGATTTGCTCGTGCATCCAGGGGCGGTCAACGAGATGAAGTTTATCGCGCAGAACCCGACCGACAAGCCGATGACGGCCCAGGCAATTCCCAGTGTGGTGCCGTCTGAGGCGGCGGCGTACTTCCACAAAACTGCATGCTTCTGTTTCACCCAGCAGGTGCTGCAACCGGGTGAGCGTATCGAGATGGTGGTGCGCTTCATCGTCGACCGAGACCTGCCCAAGGATGTGCACCACCTGACCCTCGGTTACACGCTGTTCGATATCACTGCACGTCATCCGCCCGTTGCCAGCAACGGCGGATAA
- the ctaD gene encoding cytochrome c oxidase subunit I has translation MNAVNDHPEHSHLSSEQDHHHHGPAKGLMRWVLTTNHKDIGTMYLWFSFAMFLLGGSFAMIIRAELFQPGLQIVQPEFFNQMTTMHGLIMVFGAVMPAFVGLANWMIPLMVGAPDMALPRMNNFSFWLLPAAFGLLISTLFTAAGGPDFGWTFYAPLSTTYAPESVTFFIFAIHLMGISSIMGAINIIATILNLRAPGMTLMKMPLFVWTWLITAFLLIAVMPVLAGCVTMMLMDIHFGTSFFSAAGGGDPVLFQHVFWFFGHPEVYIMILPAFGAVSSIIPAFSRKPLFGYTSMVYATASIAFLSFIVWAHHMFVVGIPLVGELFFMYATLLIAVPTGVKVFNWASTMWQGSLTFETPMLFAVAFVILFTIGGFSGLMLAIAPADFQYHDTYFVVAHFHYVLVPGAIFGIFASAYYWLPKWTGHMYDETLGKLHFWLSFVGMNMAFFPMHFVGLAGMPRRIPDYSLQFADFNMISSIGAFSFGATQFLFLFIVIKCIRGGEPALAKPWDGAEGLEWTVPSPAPYHTFTTPPEVEVSR, from the coding sequence ATGAATGCCGTGAACGACCATCCCGAGCATAGCCACCTGAGCAGCGAGCAGGATCATCATCACCATGGCCCTGCCAAGGGGCTGATGCGTTGGGTATTGACCACCAACCACAAGGACATCGGCACGATGTACCTGTGGTTCAGTTTTGCGATGTTCTTGTTGGGTGGCTCCTTCGCCATGATCATTCGCGCCGAGCTGTTCCAGCCCGGCTTGCAGATCGTCCAGCCGGAATTCTTCAACCAGATGACCACCATGCACGGCCTGATCATGGTCTTCGGCGCGGTGATGCCGGCCTTCGTCGGCCTGGCCAACTGGATGATCCCGCTGATGGTCGGTGCGCCGGATATGGCCCTGCCGCGGATGAACAACTTCAGCTTCTGGCTGCTGCCGGCGGCGTTCGGGCTGTTGATCAGCACGCTGTTCACTGCCGCTGGCGGGCCGGACTTCGGCTGGACCTTCTACGCGCCGCTGTCCACCACCTACGCACCGGAAAGCGTGACCTTCTTTATCTTCGCCATTCACCTGATGGGCATCAGCTCGATCATGGGCGCGATCAACATAATCGCGACCATCCTCAACCTGCGCGCCCCCGGCATGACCCTGATGAAGATGCCGCTGTTCGTCTGGACCTGGCTGATTACCGCCTTCCTGCTAATCGCGGTTATGCCGGTACTGGCTGGTTGCGTGACCATGATGCTGATGGACATCCACTTCGGCACCAGCTTCTTCAGTGCTGCCGGCGGCGGCGACCCGGTGCTGTTCCAGCATGTGTTCTGGTTCTTCGGGCACCCCGAGGTGTACATCATGATCCTGCCGGCCTTCGGTGCGGTCAGCTCGATCATTCCAGCTTTCTCGCGTAAGCCGCTGTTCGGCTACACCTCGATGGTCTACGCCACGGCGAGTATCGCCTTCCTCTCGTTCATCGTCTGGGCGCACCACATGTTCGTGGTCGGCATTCCCCTGGTGGGTGAGTTGTTCTTCATGTACGCCACCCTGCTGATCGCCGTACCCACCGGGGTCAAGGTGTTCAACTGGGCGAGCACCATGTGGCAGGGCTCGCTGACCTTCGAGACACCGATGCTGTTCGCCGTTGCCTTCGTCATCTTGTTCACCATCGGCGGTTTCTCCGGGCTGATGCTGGCCATCGCCCCGGCAGACTTCCAGTACCACGACACTTACTTTGTGGTGGCGCACTTCCACTATGTATTGGTGCCGGGAGCGATCTTCGGAATCTTCGCTTCGGCCTATTACTGGCTGCCGAAGTGGACTGGCCACATGTACGACGAGACCCTCGGCAAGCTGCACTTCTGGTTGTCGTTCGTCGGCATGAACATGGCCTTCTTCCCGATGCACTTCGTTGGCTTGGCGGGCATGCCCCGGCGGATTCCGGACTACAGCCTGCAGTTCGCCGACTTCAACATGATCTCCTCGATCGGTGCCTTCAGCTTCGGTGCCACGCAGTTCCTCTTCCTGTTCATCGTCATCAAGTGCATCCGTGGCGGCGAACCCGCGCTGGCCAAGCCGTGGGATGGGGCAGAGGGCTTGGAGTGGACGGTGCCCTCACCAGCGCCTTACCACACCTTCACGACGCCACCGGAAGTTGAAGTGAGCCGCTGA
- the coxB gene encoding cytochrome c oxidase subunit II, giving the protein MMRHPRVWVGLLLWSVFSQAQAAWTVNMAPGATVVSHAVFDLHMTIFWICAVIGVVVFGAMFWSMIVHRRSTGQVAAHFHESTTVEILWTVVPFVILVAMAIPATKTLIDIYDSSESELDIQVTGYQWKWHYKYLGQEIEFFSNLATPAEQINNQAPKDEHYLLEVDQPLVVPVGTKVRFLITAADVIHSWWVPALAVKRDAIPGFVNEAWTRIEQPGLYRGQCTELCGKDHGFMPIVVEAKSKEDFATWLAARKEETLKLAELTSKEWTREELVARGDKIYHTTCAACHQPEGQGLPPMFPALKGSKIATGPKEDHLKIVFNGKPGTSMAAFGKQLSEVDIAAVITYERNAWGNNVGDMVTPKDVLAFKQAQE; this is encoded by the coding sequence ATGATGCGACATCCACGAGTCTGGGTGGGACTCCTGCTGTGGTCGGTATTCAGCCAAGCGCAAGCCGCCTGGACAGTGAATATGGCGCCGGGCGCTACGGTGGTCAGCCACGCAGTTTTTGATTTGCACATGACCATCTTCTGGATCTGCGCTGTCATCGGCGTCGTGGTGTTCGGCGCGATGTTTTGGTCGATGATCGTCCATCGGCGCTCCACCGGTCAGGTGGCGGCTCACTTCCACGAAAGCACGACGGTAGAGATTCTCTGGACCGTGGTGCCCTTCGTGATCCTGGTGGCCATGGCGATTCCGGCGACCAAGACGCTGATCGACATCTACGACAGCAGCGAGTCGGAGCTGGATATCCAAGTCACCGGCTATCAATGGAAATGGCACTACAAATATCTGGGCCAGGAAATTGAGTTCTTCAGCAACCTGGCCACCCCCGCCGAACAGATCAATAACCAAGCGCCCAAAGACGAGCATTACCTGCTGGAAGTTGACCAGCCATTGGTAGTGCCAGTTGGCACCAAGGTGCGTTTCCTGATTACTGCCGCGGATGTGATCCACTCCTGGTGGGTGCCGGCGCTGGCGGTGAAGCGCGATGCGATCCCTGGCTTCGTCAACGAGGCATGGACGCGGATCGAGCAACCCGGCCTCTATCGTGGGCAGTGCACCGAACTGTGCGGCAAGGACCACGGTTTTATGCCGATCGTGGTTGAAGCCAAGTCGAAAGAAGATTTCGCCACCTGGCTGGCCGCGCGCAAGGAAGAAACGCTCAAGCTCGCGGAGCTGACCAGCAAGGAATGGACCCGCGAAGAACTGGTTGCGCGGGGTGACAAGATCTATCACACCACCTGCGCCGCCTGTCACCAACCCGAAGGCCAGGGCCTGCCGCCGATGTTCCCGGCGCTCAAGGGCTCGAAGATCGCCACCGGACCGAAGGAAGACCACCTGAAGATCGTCTTCAACGGCAAACCCGGAACCTCCATGGCCGCATTCGGCAAGCAACTGTCGGAAGTCGATATCGCCGCGGTGATCACCTACGAGCGCAACGCTTGGGGCAACAACGTCGGTGACATGGTCACCCCGAAAGACGTGTTGGCGTTTAAACAGGCTCAGGAATAG
- a CDS encoding magnesium transporter — translation MNRHYYISDNLDDLETVENELEANGISTEQIHVLSEKDADVEQHHLHDVNSLMKQDVVHSGEIGAVIGVPLAALIIGGAYWLGWTESAAGWVPFIFLAIVVLGFCIWEGGFFGIQVPNTHFRSLKQQVKEGEHILFVDVEPGQESVLDRVIEHHPRLTIAGTGAAAPHWIVAWLHRWHQFKRTI, via the coding sequence ATGAATCGGCACTATTACATCAGTGACAATCTGGACGATCTTGAAACCGTTGAAAATGAATTGGAAGCCAACGGTATCAGCACCGAACAGATCCATGTGCTCAGTGAAAAGGATGCTGATGTAGAACAGCATCATCTCCACGACGTGAACTCCTTGATGAAACAAGATGTTGTTCACTCTGGCGAGATTGGTGCGGTGATAGGCGTGCCACTTGCGGCGCTGATCATTGGCGGCGCCTATTGGTTGGGTTGGACTGAATCCGCCGCGGGCTGGGTGCCGTTTATCTTCCTTGCCATTGTGGTGTTGGGCTTTTGCATCTGGGAAGGCGGCTTTTTTGGTATCCAGGTGCCAAACACCCACTTCCGCAGCCTCAAACAGCAGGTAAAAGAAGGCGAGCATATTCTTTTCGTGGATGTTGAGCCGGGTCAGGAATCAGTATTGGACCGGGTAATCGAACATCATCCAAGGCTGACGATCGCCGGCACGGGAGCAGCAGCCCCTCACTGGATAGTAGCCTGGCTGCATAGATGGCATCAGTTCAAGCGAACGATATAG
- a CDS encoding cytochrome C oxidase subunit IV family protein has protein sequence MAHIQGQQHPISLYLKIWGLLFVLSTMSYLVDYFHFQGYLRWSLIVTFMLLKAGLIVAIFMHMAWERLAMVYAILVPPLCLLVLVGLMATEADYVFLSRVIFFGQNATPGEP, from the coding sequence ATGGCGCATATTCAGGGCCAACAACATCCGATTAGTTTGTACCTTAAAATTTGGGGGCTGTTATTCGTCCTCAGCACCATGTCGTATCTTGTCGACTATTTTCACTTCCAAGGCTACTTGCGGTGGTCCCTGATCGTCACTTTCATGTTGTTGAAGGCGGGTTTAATTGTCGCCATCTTTATGCACATGGCCTGGGAGCGATTGGCCATGGTCTACGCCATATTGGTGCCACCTTTGTGTTTACTGGTGCTCGTCGGACTTATGGCCACCGAGGCGGACTATGTTTTCCTTAGTCGGGTAATTTTCTTCGGGCAAAACGCTACTCCCGGAGAACCTTAG
- a CDS encoding heme-copper oxidase subunit III family protein: MASHPEAPGESNSSSPPSSPDTLAPGWQGIARDWSSDRDAFKQVPWGKAMMWIFLLSDTFIFTCFLTGYMSVRMTTTAPWPNPSEVFALTIGGNEIPLILIAIMTFVLISSSGTMAMAVNFAYRRNRVKTTALMLATAAFGATFVGMQAFEWSKLIAEGVRPWGNPMGAAQFGASFFMITGFHGLHVSIGVIYLSIVALKVLRGDYERSGNYQIVEIAGLYWHFVDLVWVFIFAFFYLW; this comes from the coding sequence ATGGCATCGCACCCTGAAGCCCCCGGGGAGTCCAATTCATCCAGTCCGCCAAGCTCGCCCGACACGCTTGCACCGGGATGGCAGGGCATCGCCCGCGACTGGTCCTCGGATAGAGACGCCTTTAAACAGGTCCCCTGGGGCAAGGCGATGATGTGGATATTCCTGCTCAGCGATACTTTTATCTTCACCTGTTTTTTAACCGGCTACATGTCGGTGCGCATGACCACCACCGCGCCCTGGCCGAACCCCAGTGAAGTGTTCGCATTGACGATCGGCGGTAACGAAATCCCACTTATTCTGATCGCCATCATGACCTTTGTACTGATCAGTAGCAGCGGCACCATGGCCATGGCAGTCAATTTCGCCTACCGCCGTAATCGCGTCAAAACTACTGCCCTGATGCTGGCGACCGCAGCCTTTGGTGCGACCTTCGTCGGCATGCAGGCATTTGAATGGAGCAAGCTCATCGCAGAAGGGGTGCGCCCCTGGGGGAACCCCATGGGGGCGGCGCAATTTGGTGCCAGCTTTTTCATGATTACCGGTTTTCACGGGCTGCACGTGTCAATCGGTGTCATTTACCTCAGCATTGTGGCGCTGAAAGTATTGCGGGGAGATTATGAGCGCTCCGGAAACTATCAGATCGTCGAGATAGCCGGGCTTTACTGGCACTTCGTGGATTTGGTGTGGGTGTTTATTTTTGCTTTCTTCTATTTATGGTAA
- a CDS encoding cytochrome c oxidase subunit 3: MNRQLLRNTDSADPGGSWSREPEGIQAAEGADRTQTARIGLRLFLAVVSSLFFLFLIAFIARSQMADWLPLTEPLAPLANPWQLWLNSAFLVCSCIALQWARMAARQAQLGGTVIGFALGGVFAIAFLTGQLWLWQQFVAWGYFVSSNPANSFFYLLTGLHGLHLLGGLIAWSRTVAKFLHRVPLPQLSASVELCAIYWHYLLGLWFVLFALLTSTPETYEAIARFCGLR; the protein is encoded by the coding sequence ATGAACAGGCAGCTATTGAGAAACACCGACAGCGCTGATCCTGGGGGCAGTTGGAGTCGCGAGCCTGAAGGTATTCAGGCAGCCGAGGGTGCCGATAGAACCCAAACCGCAAGAATAGGCCTGCGCCTGTTTCTGGCCGTGGTGAGCTCGTTATTCTTTCTCTTCCTGATCGCCTTCATCGCACGCTCACAAATGGCCGACTGGCTACCCCTGACAGAGCCCTTGGCGCCGTTAGCCAATCCATGGCAGCTATGGCTGAATTCGGCTTTTCTGGTATGCAGCTGCATTGCACTGCAGTGGGCGCGTATGGCCGCCCGACAGGCTCAACTTGGCGGAACCGTCATTGGCTTTGCATTGGGGGGTGTATTTGCAATTGCTTTTCTGACGGGACAACTCTGGCTCTGGCAGCAGTTTGTCGCCTGGGGCTACTTTGTCTCCAGCAATCCGGCCAACAGCTTCTTCTACCTGTTGACCGGCCTGCATGGACTTCACCTGCTGGGTGGGCTGATAGCCTGGAGCAGAACCGTCGCTAAGTTCCTGCATCGCGTGCCGTTGCCGCAACTCAGTGCCAGCGTAGAGCTCTGTGCCATCTATTGGCATTACTTGCTGGGTCTTTGGTTCGTGCTATTCGCCCTGCTGACCAGCACACCGGAAACCTATGAAGCCATCGCCAGATTCTGCGGCCTGAGGTGA
- the ctaD gene encoding cytochrome c oxidase subunit I produces the protein MAYAEQAETELLHEPKSFLTKYIWSQDHKVIAIQYSLTAIFVGLIALVLSGLMRMQIGFPGSLEFMDVSTYYQAMTMHGMIMVIYLLTALFLGGFGNYLIPLMVGARDMVFPYVNMLSYWFYLLSVLVLLASFFVPGGPAGAGWTLYPPQAITKGTPGAEWGIVLMLVSLAIFIVATTMGGLNYVTTVLQARTHGMTLFRMPLSVWGIFMASILALLAFPALFVSAVMMLFDKLLGTSFFMPAIISMGQQLDHQGGSPILFQHLFWFFGHPEVYIVALPAFGLVSDLISTHARKNIFGYRMMVWAIIAIGVLSFVVWAHHMYVSGMNPYFGFFFAITTLVIAVPTALKVYNWVLTLWRGDIHLTVPMLFALAFIVTFIVGGLTGLFLGNVIVDIPLSDTYFVVAHFHMVMGVAPILVVFGAIYHWFPKITGRMLNDTLGKLHFWITFLGTYLIYFPMHYLGFLGMPRRYYAYQGYEFIPQSAQDLNAFITVVALAVGVSQLLFLFNLFWSVFKGKPAGSNPWGATSLEWQTPNTPPIHGNWGAKLPVVHRWAYDYSVPGIEQDFVPQTVSAEELAHLRQLSAEAKITDERT, from the coding sequence ATGGCCTATGCGGAGCAAGCTGAAACAGAATTACTGCACGAGCCCAAAAGTTTCCTGACCAAATATATCTGGAGTCAGGATCACAAGGTCATAGCCATTCAATATTCCTTGACGGCTATATTTGTGGGTCTTATCGCCTTGGTGTTGTCCGGCCTGATGCGCATGCAGATAGGCTTCCCCGGCAGTCTCGAGTTCATGGACGTCAGCACTTACTATCAGGCGATGACCATGCACGGCATGATCATGGTCATTTATTTGCTGACGGCTCTGTTTCTGGGTGGCTTCGGCAACTATCTGATTCCGCTGATGGTTGGCGCCCGCGACATGGTCTTCCCCTACGTCAACATGCTGAGCTACTGGTTCTACCTGTTATCGGTACTGGTGCTGCTCGCCAGTTTCTTTGTCCCAGGCGGCCCCGCCGGTGCGGGCTGGACGCTTTATCCGCCACAGGCGATTACCAAGGGGACACCGGGGGCCGAGTGGGGCATCGTGTTGATGCTCGTTTCGCTGGCGATTTTTATTGTCGCAACCACCATGGGCGGGTTGAACTACGTAACCACGGTGTTGCAGGCGCGCACACACGGCATGACCTTGTTTCGCATGCCGCTCTCCGTATGGGGAATCTTCATGGCCTCGATTTTGGCCCTGCTGGCCTTCCCTGCACTGTTTGTCAGTGCGGTCATGATGCTGTTCGACAAACTGCTGGGCACCAGTTTCTTTATGCCGGCGATCATCTCAATGGGGCAGCAGCTCGATCACCAGGGTGGCAGCCCGATATTATTCCAACACCTGTTCTGGTTCTTCGGCCATCCGGAAGTCTACATCGTTGCTCTCCCCGCGTTTGGTCTGGTCTCTGACTTGATCAGCACTCATGCGAGAAAAAATATCTTCGGTTACCGAATGATGGTGTGGGCCATTATTGCGATTGGTGTACTGAGTTTTGTGGTCTGGGCGCACCATATGTATGTCAGTGGAATGAACCCGTACTTTGGCTTTTTCTTCGCCATCACTACCTTGGTTATCGCGGTGCCAACTGCGCTGAAAGTCTACAACTGGGTGCTGACGCTGTGGCGGGGCGACATCCATCTGACCGTGCCTATGCTGTTTGCATTGGCATTTATCGTCACGTTTATAGTCGGCGGTCTGACTGGGTTGTTTCTCGGTAATGTGATTGTGGATATTCCGCTATCGGACACTTATTTCGTCGTAGCCCATTTTCATATGGTCATGGGTGTTGCACCGATACTGGTGGTGTTCGGCGCCATTTATCATTGGTTCCCGAAAATAACCGGGCGCATGCTGAACGACACCTTGGGTAAGCTGCATTTCTGGATTACGTTTCTGGGCACTTACCTCATCTACTTCCCTATGCACTACCTGGGTTTCCTGGGCATGCCCCGTCGCTACTACGCCTATCAAGGCTATGAGTTCATCCCGCAGTCGGCGCAAGATTTGAACGCCTTCATTACGGTGGTCGCATTGGCCGTCGGCGTTTCCCAGCTGCTATTCCTGTTCAACCTGTTCTGGAGTGTATTCAAAGGCAAGCCCGCAGGCAGTAACCCCTGGGGCGCGACCAGTCTGGAATGGCAAACGCCGAACACCCCGCCGATACACGGCAACTGGGGAGCGAAGCTGCCAGTGGTGCATCGCTGGGCCTATGACTACAGCGTACCGGGCATAGAGCAGGATTTCGTTCCGCAAACGGTCTCCGCAGAGGAGTTGGCGCATCTGCGGCAACTCAGTGCCGAAGCCAAGATAACGGACGAAAGAACATGA
- a CDS encoding PA0069 family radical SAM protein gives MTSTLPPRGRGTASNPYNRFAPTRSVAEDDGWFQEVPLSRATEVRIETAKSIITRNQSPDLPFDRSINPYRGCEHGCIYCYARPSHAYWDMSPGLDFETKLIAKTNAAALLEQQLSKPGYVCAPINLGSNTDPYQPIEREHKLTRHTLEVLLRYRHPVTIVTKGSLVLRDLDLLSELAKQRLVAVMISLTTLDDELKRIMEPRAAAPAARLRAIRVLREAGVPVGVLCSPMIPLINDSELEQLLAEAKKAGAQSAAYMFLRLPREVAPLFEEWLSAHFPERAEHVLSLVRQSRGGELYDSRFGTRMSGEGLFADLLAQRFKLALKRLGLNRREGFNLDCSRFCPPGGQMALL, from the coding sequence ATGACCAGCACCCTGCCCCCGCGCGGCCGCGGTACGGCCAGCAACCCTTATAACCGTTTTGCCCCGACCCGTTCGGTGGCCGAGGACGATGGCTGGTTTCAGGAAGTGCCGCTGTCGCGTGCCACCGAAGTTCGGATCGAAACCGCGAAAAGCATCATTACCCGCAACCAGTCGCCGGATTTGCCGTTCGACCGCTCGATCAACCCGTACCGCGGTTGTGAACACGGCTGCATCTACTGCTATGCACGGCCCAGCCATGCTTATTGGGATATGTCGCCGGGGTTGGACTTCGAGACCAAGCTGATCGCCAAGACCAATGCTGCGGCTTTGCTCGAACAACAGCTATCCAAGCCGGGTTACGTGTGTGCACCGATCAATCTGGGCTCCAACACCGACCCCTATCAGCCGATCGAGCGGGAGCACAAACTGACCCGGCATACGCTTGAAGTGCTGCTGCGTTATCGCCATCCGGTGACGATCGTGACTAAGGGCTCGCTGGTGCTGCGCGACCTCGATCTACTCAGCGAATTGGCCAAGCAGCGGCTGGTGGCGGTGATGATCAGCCTGACCACCCTCGATGATGAGCTGAAACGCATCATGGAGCCGCGCGCGGCCGCACCGGCGGCACGTTTGCGCGCCATTCGGGTGCTACGTGAGGCGGGGGTTCCGGTTGGCGTGCTCTGCTCGCCGATGATTCCGTTGATCAACGACAGCGAGCTGGAGCAACTGTTGGCAGAGGCCAAAAAGGCTGGCGCGCAGAGCGCGGCGTATATGTTCCTGCGCCTGCCGCGCGAAGTGGCTCCGTTGTTCGAGGAGTGGCTGTCGGCGCATTTCCCCGAGCGCGCCGAGCATGTGTTGAGCCTGGTGCGGCAAAGCCGTGGCGGCGAGCTGTACGACAGCCGCTTCGGCACGCGGATGAGCGGCGAAGGGCTGTTTGCTGATCTGCTGGCGCAGCGCTTCAAGCTGGCTCTAAAGCGCCTAGGGCTGAACAGGCGCGAGGGTTTCAATCTCGATTGTTCGCGCTTTTGCCCGCCGGGCGGGCAAATGGCGTTGTTGTAG